One Candidatus Margulisiibacteriota bacterium genomic region harbors:
- a CDS encoding FtsX-like permease family protein, producing MYIFKLALRNLLGAGLRTWLNAFILSLSFVIIIGCQALYKGMGRQMERAAIDSYYGGGQYWQENYDPFDNLTLDDAHGRLPDELAELIAAGQAAPLLKRQATLYPRGRVLNITLNGIDPEQTVLNIPAAALRNTGYAIPAIIGGKMAKSAGLKQGDTAVLRWRDVRGTFDAEEIYIAGIMPTNVIAIDQGQVWIPLAALRKMTGLPGQATLAVLSKELQTGASAPGWIYKSQDFLLTDERAMISSEYVEASVMYAVFLFLAMLGIFDTQLLAIFRRVKEMGTMLALGVTKADLLKIFTLEGTLHSALAALLALIYGMPLLFWFNKTGFRLAGMDQFGLALDNVIYPIFTPGIIFGTAVLIFGLTALVSYLPCRRIARLTPTDALRGKIV from the coding sequence ATGTACATTTTCAAACTGGCTTTACGCAATCTGCTCGGCGCTGGACTGCGCACCTGGCTGAACGCTTTTATTTTGTCGCTGTCTTTTGTCATCATCATCGGCTGTCAGGCGTTGTACAAAGGCATGGGACGCCAGATGGAGCGCGCTGCCATTGACAGCTATTACGGCGGCGGGCAGTACTGGCAGGAAAACTACGACCCTTTTGATAATCTGACGCTTGATGACGCGCACGGCCGTCTGCCGGACGAGCTGGCGGAGCTGATCGCCGCCGGCCAGGCGGCGCCCCTGCTCAAAAGACAGGCCACGCTCTACCCGCGCGGCCGCGTGCTGAATATCACGCTCAACGGCATCGATCCGGAACAGACCGTTCTCAATATTCCGGCGGCCGCGTTGCGTAACACCGGCTACGCCATACCGGCCATCATCGGCGGCAAGATGGCCAAGAGCGCCGGACTAAAACAGGGCGACACCGCCGTTCTGCGCTGGCGCGACGTGCGCGGCACTTTTGATGCGGAGGAAATTTATATAGCGGGTATTATGCCCACCAATGTGATCGCTATCGATCAAGGGCAGGTCTGGATACCTCTGGCGGCTTTGCGCAAAATGACCGGCCTGCCCGGACAGGCCACGCTGGCCGTGCTGTCCAAAGAACTCCAAACCGGCGCGTCCGCGCCCGGCTGGATCTACAAAAGTCAGGACTTTCTTCTGACCGACGAGCGTGCCATGATAAGCTCTGAATATGTCGAAGCTAGTGTCATGTACGCGGTGTTTTTATTTCTGGCCATGCTGGGGATTTTTGACACACAGCTTCTGGCGATCTTCCGCCGTGTCAAAGAAATGGGCACAATGCTGGCGCTCGGCGTTACCAAAGCCGATTTGCTCAAAATATTCACGCTGGAAGGCACGCTGCACTCCGCGCTGGCCGCGCTGCTGGCGCTTATTTACGGCATGCCGCTGTTGTTCTGGTTTAATAAAACCGGTTTCCGCTTAGCGGGTATGGATCAGTTCGGCCTCGCGCTGGACAATGTGATCTATCCGATCTTTACGCCGGGCATTATTTTCGGCACAGCCGTTTTGATCTTTGGCCTGACCGCTTTGGTCAGCTACCTGCCCTGCCGCCGTATCGCGCGGCTGACACCGACGGATGCCCTGCGGGGCAAAATAGTATGA
- a CDS encoding glycosyltransferase family 2 protein — protein MRLSIIIVSWNVKDLLERAIATVLRNPPQAAYEIIVVDNASGDGSADLVAAKFPQVKLIRSPQNTGFAAGNNLGFKEAAGEYLLCLNPDTEMRAGTLDFMIDAFDRDARLGALGVKLLNSDGSLQPSCKSFPAVDTILYNACGLDALFPRSKIFGKYNMSWFKHDVEKEVDQPMGAALALRRGALDQVGVYDERYFMYFDEVDLCWRLKQTGWKIKFFPQVCVTHHWARSAKQVLFKMNKQWYISFQKYLVKNQHYPAGLAWLLLSSMVWLKPLILVGLIWLAIKSLKLFLF, from the coding sequence ATGCGTTTATCTATAATTATTGTCAGCTGGAATGTCAAAGACCTGCTGGAGCGGGCGATCGCCACGGTTTTGCGAAATCCGCCGCAAGCCGCTTACGAAATAATTGTCGTCGATAACGCCAGCGGCGACGGCTCGGCAGACCTGGTGGCCGCTAAATTTCCGCAGGTCAAGCTGATCCGCAGTCCGCAAAATACCGGTTTTGCCGCTGGCAACAATCTGGGTTTCAAGGAAGCTGCCGGCGAATATCTGCTCTGCCTCAATCCCGACACAGAAATGCGCGCCGGCACACTGGATTTTATGATCGACGCTTTTGACCGCGACGCCCGGCTCGGCGCGCTCGGCGTGAAACTGCTCAACAGCGACGGTTCTCTGCAGCCATCCTGCAAAAGTTTTCCGGCCGTGGACACCATTCTTTATAACGCCTGCGGGCTGGACGCGCTTTTCCCCCGGTCTAAAATTTTCGGCAAATACAACATGAGCTGGTTTAAGCACGATGTGGAAAAAGAAGTCGATCAGCCGATGGGCGCGGCTCTGGCTCTGCGGCGCGGCGCGCTGGATCAGGTCGGCGTTTACGACGAGCGGTATTTTATGTATTTCGACGAAGTAGACCTGTGCTGGCGCCTCAAACAGACCGGCTGGAAGATCAAATTTTTTCCGCAGGTCTGTGTCACGCATCACTGGGCGCGCAGCGCCAAACAGGTTTTGTTTAAAATGAACAAACAATGGTATATTTCTTTCCAGAAGTATTTGGTCAAAAACCAACATTATCCGGCGGGGCTGGCCTGGCTGTTGTTGTCTAGCATGGTCTGGCTGAAGCCGCTGATCCTAGTTGGGCTGATTTGGTTGGCAATAAAAAGCTTAAAATTGTTTTTATTCTAG
- a CDS encoding FtsX-like permease family protein codes for MIKFLLKGLLRDRSRSFFPILTVACGVFLIVFLEAFLNGVLTNMYNTTAHHQTGHVKIMTQAYAAEAEQLPNDLALLDLTEWLAKLRAQYPDVIWTPRINFGGLLDIPDAHGETRIQGPAAGLGIDLSADSPEKDFLNLEKSLVRGRLPEKPNEILLAEDFAERLKVSPGDTVTLIGSTMHGGMAVNNFTIAGTLRFGVAAMDRSAIIADIRAIQTALDMQDAAGVILGFFSDDVYDQQKAVALQRDFNTRYQDPAEEFSPVMRTLYEDSGLGPYFDRVQALIFIIMLLFVVVMMLVLWNAGLIGGLRRYGEMGVRLAIGESKAHIYTSILWEALLIGLGGSIIGTLAGLLLSYWLQYHGIDYGALFHDATFLVENVFRAQVPPDCYIIGFIPGVLSTLIGSALAGLGIFKRQTAQLFKELEN; via the coding sequence ATGATCAAATTTTTGCTCAAAGGCCTGCTGCGTGACCGCTCCCGCTCTTTTTTTCCGATATTAACTGTGGCGTGTGGCGTGTTCCTGATCGTTTTTCTTGAGGCGTTTCTCAATGGCGTTCTGACCAATATGTACAACACCACCGCGCATCATCAAACCGGTCATGTGAAGATCATGACGCAGGCCTACGCCGCGGAAGCCGAGCAGCTGCCCAATGATCTGGCTCTGCTGGATCTGACGGAGTGGCTGGCCAAACTTCGCGCGCAGTATCCGGATGTTATCTGGACGCCGCGCATCAATTTTGGCGGGCTGCTCGACATACCCGACGCACATGGCGAGACGCGGATCCAGGGGCCAGCCGCCGGTCTGGGCATAGACTTGAGTGCGGATAGCCCGGAAAAAGATTTTCTCAATCTGGAAAAATCCTTGGTGCGCGGCCGACTGCCGGAAAAGCCTAATGAAATTTTGCTGGCCGAAGATTTTGCCGAGAGGCTAAAAGTGTCGCCCGGAGACACGGTTACGCTGATCGGCTCGACCATGCACGGCGGCATGGCGGTCAATAATTTTACTATCGCCGGCACACTGCGTTTCGGCGTGGCTGCCATGGACAGGAGCGCGATCATCGCGGACATTCGCGCCATACAGACCGCTCTCGATATGCAGGATGCGGCGGGCGTAATTTTAGGTTTTTTCTCTGATGATGTTTATGACCAGCAAAAGGCTGTGGCATTGCAGCGGGATTTCAACACGCGCTATCAGGATCCCGCAGAGGAGTTCAGTCCGGTCATGCGCACACTGTATGAAGACAGCGGGCTGGGTCCTTACTTTGACAGGGTACAAGCCTTAATATTTATTATTATGCTGCTTTTTGTCGTGGTAATGATGCTGGTCTTGTGGAACGCTGGACTGATCGGCGGTTTGCGCCGTTACGGAGAGATGGGTGTGCGTCTGGCCATCGGCGAGAGCAAAGCGCATATTTACACCAGCATACTCTGGGAAGCTCTGCTCATCGGGCTGGGTGGTTCCATTATTGGCACTCTGGCCGGTCTGCTCCTTTCTTACTGGCTGCAATATCACGGCATCGACTACGGCGCCTTGTTTCACGATGCTACGTTTTTGGTCGAGAATGTTTTTCGCGCGCAGGTTCCGCCGGACTGTTATATCATCGGCTTTATTCCGGGTGTGCTTTCGACTCTTATCGGCAGCGCGCTGGCGGGCTTAGGCATTTTTAAACGGCAGACGGCGCAATTGTTTAAAGAATTGGAAAATTAA
- a CDS encoding polyphenol oxidase family protein, whose protein sequence is MPDQFQFASFRQYPQIAHGFIGRDSSLAELKNQNFIISRQAHDIKIYTLEKPFCGQQEIDGYDGLTTRQKEITLVIQTADCAPILFFDPRTQTIAAAHAGRAGTELGFAAKMVAQLSEVYSVNPADLLAGIGPAICANCYQIDRAQNIHYDLQAENQKQLTAAGVRNIELSGLCTACNAVERFYSYRREKTTRRNFAFIKLNQI, encoded by the coding sequence ATGCCGGATCAATTTCAATTCGCTTCTTTCCGCCAATATCCGCAGATCGCGCACGGTTTTATCGGCCGTGATTCCAGTTTGGCTGAATTAAAAAATCAGAATTTTATCATCTCGCGGCAGGCGCATGATATTAAAATTTACACTCTAGAAAAACCATTCTGCGGCCAGCAGGAAATAGACGGGTACGACGGCCTGACCACACGGCAAAAAGAAATCACGCTCGTGATCCAGACCGCGGACTGCGCGCCAATATTATTTTTTGACCCGCGCACGCAGACTATCGCCGCCGCGCATGCCGGCCGCGCCGGCACAGAACTGGGATTCGCCGCCAAAATGGTCGCCCAGCTGAGCGAGGTTTATTCCGTAAACCCCGCGGATCTGCTGGCCGGCATCGGGCCGGCTATTTGCGCAAACTGCTATCAGATCGACCGCGCCCAGAACATTCATTATGATCTCCAGGCGGAAAATCAAAAACAATTAACAGCCGCCGGCGTCCGGAATATCGAGTTGTCCGGTCTCTGCACAGCCTGCAACGCTGTGGAGCGTTTTTATTCTTACCGCCGCGAAAAAACCACCCGGCGTAATTTTGCTTTTATCAAGTTAAACCAGATATAA
- a CDS encoding outer membrane lipoprotein-sorting protein, which yields MLRKIILGALVLGVLLAAEQSAAAAAVAVSADAAARPIPQTAGEILRRIDDNRLSDGKIAVMNMTIHGRRGDRTVSAKTWQRNSSDSFTEYLAPAREKGAKMLKLGDQLWTYSPDTDRTILISGHMLRQSVMGSDMSYEDMLEDPVLANNYSAAVSGEETLDGRPVWALELTAKKDDLAYAKRRLWVDRERFITLKENLYAKSGALLKTLDVTAVMQVDGRWLAKAMIYKDALKKDGNGTSVVIETLEFNNDLPETLFSKASLRK from the coding sequence ATGCTAAGAAAAATAATTCTAGGCGCGCTTGTCCTCGGCGTTTTGCTAGCCGCGGAACAGAGCGCTGCCGCCGCCGCGGTTGCTGTTTCCGCTGACGCGGCAGCTAGACCGATTCCGCAAACCGCCGGGGAAATCCTGCGGCGCATCGACGACAATCGCCTGTCTGACGGCAAAATTGCCGTGATGAACATGACTATCCACGGGCGGCGCGGTGACCGCACGGTCAGCGCTAAAACCTGGCAGCGCAATAGCAGCGACTCATTCACGGAATATCTGGCTCCGGCGCGTGAAAAAGGCGCCAAAATGCTCAAACTTGGCGACCAGCTCTGGACTTACTCGCCGGACACCGACCGGACAATACTGATCAGCGGCCACATGCTGCGCCAGTCGGTCATGGGCTCGGATATGTCTTATGAAGACATGCTGGAAGACCCCGTGCTGGCCAATAATTACAGCGCCGCTGTTTCCGGCGAAGAAACGCTGGACGGCCGGCCGGTCTGGGCGCTGGAGCTGACCGCCAAAAAAGATGATCTCGCTTACGCCAAACGCCGGCTCTGGGTGGATCGGGAAAGATTTATCACGCTCAAAGAAAATCTCTACGCCAAAAGCGGCGCTTTGCTGAAAACGCTTGACGTAACCGCTGTAATGCAGGTCGATGGCCGCTGGCTGGCCAAAGCCATGATCTACAAAGACGCGCTGAAAAAAGACGGCAATGGCACAAGCGTGGTCATCGAAACGCTGGAATTCAATAACGACTTACCGGAGACTTTGTTTTCCAAAGCCAGTCTGCGGAAATAA
- a CDS encoding ABC transporter ATP-binding protein, which yields MTKTIIKIQNLTRSYQMGATTLNALNNVTLDFTTGEFTGLIGPSGSGKTTLLNIIGSLDLPTSGSAEVLGKQIEKLSAQQAADLRNFEIGFIFQTFNLLPVYTVYENIEFPLLLQPQLKAPQRQAMIWQALEWVGLADRASSLPKQLSGGQCQRVAIARAIVKKPQLVLADEPTANLDAQNSANIMEIMLKLNQELNTTFIFSTHDEKVIRHLRRKIKLEDGRVAADESV from the coding sequence ATGACTAAAACTATAATCAAGATCCAAAATTTGACGCGTAGTTATCAAATGGGCGCGACGACACTCAACGCGCTGAATAATGTCACACTGGATTTCACGACAGGTGAATTTACCGGCCTGATCGGCCCTAGCGGCTCCGGTAAAACCACGCTGCTGAATATCATCGGCTCGCTGGATCTGCCGACTAGCGGTTCGGCGGAAGTGCTGGGCAAGCAAATCGAAAAACTTTCAGCCCAGCAGGCGGCGGACTTACGCAATTTTGAGATCGGTTTTATTTTTCAAACTTTTAATCTGCTGCCCGTTTACACTGTCTATGAAAACATTGAATTTCCTTTGCTTCTGCAACCGCAGCTCAAAGCCCCGCAGCGCCAAGCAATGATTTGGCAGGCGCTGGAGTGGGTGGGACTGGCCGACCGCGCGAGCTCCCTGCCCAAGCAGCTCTCCGGCGGCCAATGCCAGCGCGTGGCCATCGCCCGGGCCATCGTCAAAAAACCGCAGCTCGTGCTGGCGGACGAGCCGACCGCCAATCTCGACGCGCAGAATTCCGCCAACATTATGGAAATTATGCTGAAGCTCAATCAGGAATTAAATACGACTTTTATTTTTTCCACGCACGACGAAAAAGTTATCCGGCATCTGCGCCGCAAGATCAAGCTGGAGGATGGCCGCGTGGCGGCTGACGAAAGCGTTTAA
- a CDS encoding glycosyltransferase family 2 protein, with protein MPNPATPDLSIIIVTFNNREYLRGCLNSIYENIGNRLRYEIFVVDNNSQDQTLQMLQENYPAVQVIDNAENAGFAKANNQALCLAAGRYLLLLNNDTFVLGHSLEQMVDFLDTRRAVGALSPKLLNGDALTVQRQGSVLSQKDWTAAAPRPVKFISGAAFLIRRETYKNVGGLDENFFFYNEDLDWCRRILQNGWQIYYYPAASIIHYGGKSTGFIGRRATVEGLRGGLYFVYKHYRLLFPLYFILLTAGLILLILGNILRLLFAKAATEKIAAYAQVLWLAVTAQYKPKML; from the coding sequence ATGCCTAACCCGGCCACGCCTGATCTGTCGATCATCATTGTTACTTTTAACAACCGTGAATATTTGCGCGGCTGTTTGAATTCTATTTACGAAAACATCGGCAACCGCCTGCGTTATGAAATTTTTGTCGTAGACAATAACTCGCAGGATCAAACGCTCCAAATGTTGCAAGAAAATTATCCAGCCGTGCAGGTCATCGACAACGCGGAAAACGCCGGCTTTGCCAAAGCGAATAATCAAGCTCTGTGTCTGGCAGCCGGCCGCTACCTGCTCCTGCTCAACAATGACACTTTTGTTCTGGGACATTCGCTGGAACAAATGGTTGATTTTCTGGACACGCGCCGCGCGGTCGGCGCCCTGTCGCCAAAATTATTGAACGGCGACGCTCTGACGGTGCAAAGGCAGGGCAGTGTTTTGTCCCAAAAAGACTGGACGGCCGCGGCGCCGCGGCCGGTAAAATTTATCAGCGGCGCCGCTTTTTTGATCCGGCGGGAAACTTATAAAAATGTCGGCGGGCTGGACGAAAACTTTTTCTTTTATAATGAAGACCTTGACTGGTGCCGGCGCATTTTACAAAACGGCTGGCAGATCTATTATTACCCCGCAGCCTCGATCATTCATTACGGCGGCAAAAGCACAGGTTTTATCGGACGGCGGGCAACTGTTGAAGGCCTGCGCGGCGGCTTATATTTTGTTTACAAACATTACCGCCTGCTTTTTCCGCTGTATTTTATTTTGCTGACCGCCGGGCTGATCTTGCTGATCCTGGGCAATATTCTGCGTCTACTTTTTGCCAAAGCCGCTACGGAAAAAATCGCCGCTTACGCGCAGGTACTCTGGCTGGCTGTAACCGCGCAATACAAACCAAAAATGTTATAA
- a CDS encoding lipid-A-disaccharide synthase-related protein: MKRSILVISNGRGEDSIAVTLLENLKKILREEELSENDLQIVALPLVGEGLLYKNAGYPTAAAWKNLPSHGFFSVFGLLRDLRRGLLDNWRGQISIIEREAQTADLILTIGDIWPVLLASLYGHRKKIVHMATAISVYLRHYTLAEIWLFKKYVSCVICRDLPTCAELQKFNVNAFYAGNPMLDDPMLRSTNTNLGLDKKRRRIVLIPSSREDAYGNILRMLNVVKHFATKNSFQFVISLAPNLTLERLRAALGKSDWAMLDLRHKKTPIAAELLHKDSTQVYVVHGYFRECLDEASLAIGMTGTGNEQIAGLGLPLILLKGKSPAASRGRLQHYKKLLDGAVFAPRGSDERIARAASELLSSSKRLQSMADAGRARLGDAGGSYFITRKIWYYLYA, translated from the coding sequence TTGAAACGTAGTATTTTAGTCATCAGCAACGGACGCGGCGAGGACAGCATCGCTGTGACCCTGCTGGAAAATCTCAAAAAAATTCTGCGCGAAGAGGAATTGTCTGAAAACGATCTGCAAATCGTTGCGCTGCCGCTGGTCGGCGAAGGTCTGCTTTATAAAAACGCTGGCTACCCCACGGCGGCGGCCTGGAAAAACCTGCCCAGCCACGGCTTTTTTTCCGTTTTCGGCCTGCTCCGCGATCTGCGCCGTGGTCTACTCGACAATTGGCGCGGCCAGATCAGCATTATCGAGCGGGAAGCGCAAACCGCTGATCTGATCCTGACCATCGGCGACATTTGGCCGGTATTGCTGGCCTCGCTGTACGGCCACCGGAAAAAGATCGTGCACATGGCCACGGCGATTTCCGTTTACCTCCGCCACTACACGCTGGCGGAAATTTGGCTTTTTAAAAAATATGTAAGCTGCGTGATCTGCCGCGATCTACCGACCTGCGCGGAGTTGCAGAAATTTAACGTCAACGCTTTTTACGCCGGTAATCCAATGCTGGACGATCCGATGCTACGCAGCACAAACACCAATCTGGGGCTGGACAAAAAACGCCGGCGCATCGTACTGATCCCCAGCAGCCGTGAGGACGCTTACGGTAATATTTTGCGCATGCTCAACGTGGTCAAACATTTTGCCACCAAGAATAGTTTTCAATTTGTTATTTCGCTGGCGCCCAATCTCACGCTGGAGCGTCTGCGCGCCGCGCTGGGCAAAAGCGACTGGGCGATGCTTGACCTGCGGCACAAAAAAACGCCGATCGCCGCGGAGCTGCTCCACAAAGACTCCACGCAGGTCTACGTCGTGCACGGCTATTTCCGGGAATGTCTCGACGAAGCGTCTCTGGCTATAGGCATGACCGGTACCGGCAATGAACAGATTGCCGGTCTGGGACTGCCGCTGATCCTGCTCAAAGGCAAAAGTCCGGCGGCTTCGCGCGGGCGGCTGCAACATTATAAAAAATTGCTCGACGGCGCGGTTTTTGCGCCGCGCGGCTCAGACGAAAGAATTGCCCGGGCGGCCAGTGAACTGCTGTCCAGCAGCAAACGTCTGCAGAGCATGGCCGATGCCGGACGCGCGCGGCTGGGCGACGCCGGCGGCTCTTATTTTATTACGCGTAAAATTTGGTACTATCTGTATGCCTAA